A genomic segment from Microbulbifer elongatus encodes:
- a CDS encoding alpha/beta fold hydrolase yields MYRAMLLWMGLAAQTIAAESPFDRYPIHFTTVGQTSIAYQDMGPQDGEPVLLIMGLGAQMLHWGDTLVQGLLDQGYRVVLLDNRDAGLSQKFYRLSAPPVWWTMVRAKVGLAPAPAYSLSDMAADAVGVLQALDIQRAHIVGASMGGMIAQVLVAEYPQRAITLTSIMSSSGAPELSEPRPEAMSALASGAKSGLAREQELANRISIARTIGSPEFFSEAYARQLAQRVLNRGSYGPGTVRQFQAILASGDRTALLNTIAVPTLVLHGESDPLLPLDHGRDTAEKIPGARFAAISGMGHALEPEVSRRVLAEMLPFWRERPGSGDLSEESDAPVERAPSPSTTAVTAP; encoded by the coding sequence ATGTATCGGGCCATGTTGTTGTGGATGGGGTTGGCAGCGCAGACTATCGCTGCTGAAAGCCCGTTTGACCGGTATCCGATCCACTTTACTACGGTGGGGCAAACTTCCATCGCCTATCAGGATATGGGGCCGCAGGACGGTGAGCCGGTCCTGCTGATCATGGGACTGGGCGCCCAGATGCTGCACTGGGGAGACACCCTGGTGCAGGGGCTGCTCGATCAGGGCTACCGTGTGGTGTTGCTCGACAACCGGGATGCCGGCCTGTCGCAAAAATTTTATCGCCTATCGGCTCCTCCGGTGTGGTGGACCATGGTGCGGGCAAAAGTCGGTCTCGCCCCCGCGCCCGCCTACAGTCTGAGCGATATGGCTGCGGACGCCGTGGGCGTATTGCAGGCGCTGGATATCCAGCGGGCACACATTGTGGGTGCCTCGATGGGGGGAATGATTGCGCAGGTTCTGGTGGCGGAATATCCCCAGCGGGCGATAACCCTTACCTCGATCATGTCGAGCTCCGGCGCGCCCGAGCTCAGCGAGCCGCGACCTGAGGCGATGTCCGCGCTGGCTTCCGGGGCAAAATCAGGTCTGGCGCGAGAGCAGGAGTTGGCCAATCGGATCAGTATCGCGCGTACTATTGGCTCACCAGAGTTTTTCTCCGAAGCCTATGCGCGACAGCTTGCGCAACGGGTACTGAATCGCGGCAGTTATGGTCCGGGTACCGTGCGACAGTTCCAGGCTATTCTGGCAAGTGGTGACCGCACCGCGTTGCTGAATACCATCGCTGTGCCTACGCTGGTGCTCCATGGCGAGAGTGATCCTCTGCTGCCTCTGGATCATGGCCGCGATACTGCAGAAAAAATCCCCGGCGCACGATTTGCAGCAATTTCCGGTATGGGGCATGCCCTGGAGCCGGAGGTCAGCCGGCGGGTGCTGGCTGAGATGCTGCCTTTCTGGCGGGAGCGACCGGGTAGCGGTGACCTGAGTGAGGAATCGGACGCACCCGTAGAGAGGGCGCCCAGCCCATCAACCACTGCTGTCACTGCGCCCTGA
- a CDS encoding MATE family efflux transporter, giving the protein MATHQSQPSLLEGAVAAHLQRLALPMVWGILATMSFNVVDTYFVSQLGDGPLAAMSFTFPVVMVINALAIGLGAGTSSAVARAYGAGDMSRVRRLVTDATLLALLLAVCVSVLGLLTLEPLFRLLGAPEKLLPLITEYMVPWYWGALFAVVPMVSLSALRAIGNSALTGRIMMAVALFNLILDPLLIFGLLGFPRLELQGAALATVIARGVSFFIALYVLARREQLLSVPTVKWRLLKDSWSSLLRVGLPAIATNVIIPISGGVVVALVAAHGADAVAGLGIALRIEPLALIVFYALSSVVGPFMGQNAGAGKRQRLDETIAVLARFCILFGVALGVLLWLVGGHIATLFSDSPQVLAVAVAYLSLVPFSYAGYGFVMSANAAFNGLGHPLPGTIISFLRVLGLYLPLAWVGNYFWGIYGLFVATLIANLAVGALAWWWLRRYLAASTERAEQLLAK; this is encoded by the coding sequence ATGGCTACCCATCAGTCTCAGCCGTCACTCCTGGAGGGCGCTGTTGCCGCACACCTGCAGCGGCTCGCTCTTCCCATGGTGTGGGGGATTCTCGCTACTATGTCATTCAACGTGGTAGATACCTATTTTGTCTCTCAGCTGGGTGACGGGCCGCTAGCGGCGATGAGCTTCACCTTTCCCGTGGTGATGGTGATCAATGCGCTCGCCATCGGGCTGGGTGCTGGCACCTCTTCGGCCGTTGCTCGCGCCTACGGTGCAGGTGATATGTCGCGAGTGCGCAGGCTGGTAACCGATGCAACATTGCTGGCCCTGCTGCTCGCGGTGTGTGTCAGCGTGCTTGGACTACTTACCCTTGAGCCTCTGTTCCGCCTGCTCGGTGCGCCGGAGAAACTGCTGCCGCTAATTACCGAGTACATGGTGCCCTGGTACTGGGGAGCGCTGTTCGCCGTGGTGCCCATGGTATCTCTGTCGGCGCTGCGAGCCATTGGCAACAGTGCGCTTACCGGTCGCATCATGATGGCGGTGGCTCTGTTCAATCTGATTCTTGATCCATTGCTCATTTTCGGGCTGCTTGGCTTCCCGCGTCTCGAACTACAGGGTGCAGCCCTCGCCACCGTGATTGCACGGGGTGTCAGCTTTTTTATCGCACTGTATGTTCTGGCGCGGCGCGAACAGTTGCTGTCGGTACCAACGGTGAAATGGCGTTTGCTGAAAGACTCCTGGTCGAGCCTGTTGAGAGTGGGGCTCCCGGCCATCGCCACCAACGTCATCATTCCCATATCGGGTGGTGTGGTCGTGGCACTGGTAGCGGCGCACGGTGCGGATGCAGTGGCCGGCCTCGGTATCGCCCTGCGGATTGAGCCTCTCGCATTGATCGTTTTCTATGCGCTGTCGTCGGTAGTGGGGCCTTTTATGGGACAGAATGCCGGAGCGGGAAAACGGCAGCGACTGGACGAAACCATCGCGGTGCTTGCTCGTTTCTGTATTCTGTTCGGGGTTGCACTGGGGGTTTTGCTCTGGCTTGTTGGCGGGCATATCGCGACCTTATTCAGTGACTCGCCGCAAGTGCTCGCGGTGGCCGTGGCTTATTTGAGCCTGGTGCCGTTCAGTTACGCGGGCTATGGGTTTGTAATGTCTGCCAACGCGGCATTCAATGGTCTTGGCCATCCGCTGCCCGGAACGATTATTTCCTTTCTGCGCGTGCTCGGGCTGTATCTGCCCCTGGCCTGGGTGGGTAATTATTTTTGGGGAATTTACGGACTGTTCGTCGCCACGCTTATCGCCAACCTGGCCGTTGGCGCGCTGGCCTGGTGGTGGCTACGCCGTTACCTTGCGGCCAGCACCGAGCGAGCTGAACAGTTGTTAGCGAAATAA
- the rimI gene encoding ribosomal protein S18-alanine N-acetyltransferase has protein sequence MDFERAGEEDCEILATLARSAHSHPWSAGQYRDSLKAGHHCWVLRSTEAADLQTRPIVACCVVSRLFDEAEILDVAVAPNYRNLGIGAQLLQHVFAQFPEDVARVLLEVRASNRPARALYRKLGFSEDGRRKNYYPKPDGSREDALLMSLVL, from the coding sequence TTGGATTTCGAACGCGCCGGCGAGGAGGATTGCGAAATTCTCGCCACACTCGCTCGCAGTGCCCACAGTCACCCCTGGAGCGCCGGGCAATACCGCGATAGCCTGAAGGCCGGCCACCATTGCTGGGTACTGCGCTCTACAGAAGCTGCAGATTTACAGACGAGACCGATTGTCGCCTGCTGCGTAGTGAGCCGCCTGTTTGACGAGGCCGAAATTCTGGATGTCGCCGTGGCTCCCAATTATCGAAATCTTGGTATCGGCGCTCAATTGTTGCAGCATGTCTTCGCGCAATTCCCGGAAGATGTGGCGCGCGTGCTGCTTGAGGTCCGGGCGTCCAACCGACCGGCGCGGGCGCTGTACCGCAAACTCGGCTTTTCGGAAGATGGTCGTCGTAAAAATTACTACCCCAAGCCTGACGGCAGCCGGGAAGACGCGCTGCTGATGAGTCTGGTACTGTAA
- a CDS encoding aminopeptidase P family protein yields the protein MSQERLDALYQALQEQGVQGFLVPRCDEYQNEYVPPCDERLAWLTGFDGSAGLAAVAHQRTALFVDGRYTLQAQQQIGDQSIAQKNLSANEIARWLCTTLTAGDTLGYDPRLHTERGLAPLRQPLQDQGIQLRPLDQHPIDAIWTDRPAAPSGPARPHPLAFSGEESADKRARIASQLAERQQDALWLANPEVCAWLFNIRGSDIPHLPVALSMGLLYRDGSATLYLAREAVSDALRQHLGNDVKLVHDKRALFHAAEQQHVQRVWADPLLSNCWSLQQFRERDMQVFLEPDPITSAKACKNPVELEGSRAAHIRDGAALCEFLAALPNAVQDDDFGELEAVQLLRRKREQREGFTDDSFDSISGYRGNGAIVHYRVTPESSQTMRAEGIYLIDSGGQYPDGTTDVTRTLALGAFPPSAREHFTRVLKGHIAIASLRFPKGTFGEQIDAFARKSLWDAGLDYAHGTGHGVGSFLSVHEGPQRIGKASSQVALEPGMILSNEPGFYLTGEYGIRIENLVFIKDSSRYPGFLEFEELTLAPIDQQLIDPTLLTAEEIQWLNDYHHKVRQTLEPLVSESTRDWLVAATAPIRAQ from the coding sequence ATGAGTCAGGAAAGGCTGGATGCACTGTATCAGGCATTACAGGAACAGGGAGTCCAGGGTTTTCTGGTTCCCCGGTGTGACGAGTACCAGAACGAATATGTCCCACCCTGCGATGAGCGACTCGCCTGGCTGACCGGCTTCGATGGTTCCGCCGGGCTCGCGGCGGTGGCCCACCAGCGCACCGCGCTTTTTGTTGATGGCCGCTACACCCTGCAGGCACAGCAACAGATTGGCGATCAGTCCATCGCGCAGAAAAACCTGTCCGCCAATGAGATTGCGCGCTGGTTATGCACAACGCTGACAGCGGGCGATACCCTCGGATACGATCCGCGCCTGCATACAGAGCGCGGTCTCGCGCCCCTGCGCCAACCGCTGCAGGATCAGGGAATTCAACTGCGCCCCCTGGACCAGCATCCCATCGACGCAATCTGGACGGACCGCCCCGCCGCCCCCAGCGGCCCGGCCCGGCCACATCCTCTGGCCTTCAGTGGCGAGGAATCCGCGGACAAACGCGCCCGGATTGCCAGCCAACTTGCCGAACGCCAACAGGACGCACTCTGGCTTGCAAACCCGGAGGTCTGCGCCTGGCTGTTCAATATCCGTGGCAGCGACATCCCCCACTTGCCGGTCGCCCTGTCCATGGGATTACTGTACCGGGATGGCAGTGCCACACTGTATCTCGCCCGGGAGGCGGTCAGTGATGCCCTGCGTCAGCATCTGGGAAATGACGTCAAGCTGGTTCACGACAAGCGCGCACTGTTCCATGCGGCCGAACAGCAGCACGTGCAGCGGGTCTGGGCAGACCCACTACTCAGCAACTGCTGGAGCCTGCAGCAATTCCGCGAACGCGACATGCAGGTATTTCTCGAGCCGGATCCGATCACCAGCGCCAAGGCGTGTAAAAATCCCGTCGAGCTGGAAGGTAGCCGCGCAGCACATATTCGCGACGGCGCCGCGCTGTGTGAGTTTCTCGCGGCGCTGCCGAATGCGGTGCAGGATGACGACTTCGGGGAGCTGGAAGCGGTACAACTACTGCGCCGCAAGCGGGAACAGCGGGAGGGGTTCACCGACGACAGTTTTGACTCCATTTCCGGCTATCGCGGCAATGGCGCCATCGTCCATTACCGGGTCACACCGGAGTCCAGCCAGACGATGCGCGCCGAGGGCATCTACCTGATCGACTCCGGCGGCCAGTATCCCGATGGCACCACTGATGTCACGCGCACCCTTGCCCTTGGGGCCTTCCCCCCGAGCGCCCGGGAACACTTTACCCGTGTACTCAAGGGACATATCGCCATCGCATCTCTGCGCTTTCCCAAGGGAACTTTCGGCGAGCAGATCGATGCCTTCGCGCGCAAGTCCCTGTGGGATGCCGGCCTCGATTATGCGCACGGTACCGGACACGGTGTCGGCAGCTTTCTCAGTGTGCACGAAGGGCCGCAGCGCATCGGCAAAGCCAGCTCTCAGGTGGCGCTGGAACCCGGCATGATTCTTTCCAACGAGCCGGGCTTTTACCTAACCGGCGAATACGGAATCCGGATCGAGAACCTGGTTTTCATCAAAGACAGCAGTCGCTATCCCGGGTTTCTGGAATTTGAGGAATTGACCCTGGCACCCATCGACCAGCAATTGATTGATCCAACACTGCTCACCGCCGAGGAGATCCAGTGGCTGAACGATTACCACCACAAGGTACGCCAGACGCTGGAGCCGCTGGTAAGCGAGAGCACTCGCGACTGGCTTGTTGCGGCAACGGCACCGATCAGGGCGCAGTGA